A genomic region of Equus caballus isolate H_3958 breed thoroughbred unplaced genomic scaffold, TB-T2T haplotype2-0000437, whole genome shotgun sequence contains the following coding sequences:
- the LOC138923002 gene encoding olfactory receptor 5D18, producing MILLERNKSGATFTLLGFSDYPELQIPLFLIFLAIYSVTVVGNIGMIAIIKINPKLHTPMYFFLSHLSFVDFFYSSIIAPKTLVNLVVEDRTISFIGCLAQFFFFCIFVITESFLLAVMVYDRFVAICNPLLYTVAMSQKLCVMLVVGSYAWGVTCSLILTCFAIKLSFQGFNTINHFFCEFSSLLSLSCSDTYLNQLLLFIFATFNEVSTLLIILMSYVLIIVIILKMHSASGSCKAFSTCASHLTAITIFHSTILFLYCVPHSQNSRHTVKVASVFYTVVIPMLNPLIYSLRNKDVKDTVGKIMDTKIFSY from the coding sequence ATGATACTATTGGAGAGAAACAAAAGTGGGGCCACATTCACTCTCTTGGGCTTCTCAGATTACCCAGAACTGCAAATCCCcctcttcttgatttttctggCCATCTACAGTGTCACTGTTGTAGGGAATATTGGGATGATTGCAATAATCAAAATTAACCCCAAACTGCACACCCcgatgtactttttcctcagccacCTCTCATTTGTGGATTTCTTCTATTCCTCCATCATTGCTCCCAAGACCCTGGTGAACCTAGTTGTAGAAGACAGAACCATTTCATTCATAGGATGTTTAgcacaattctttttcttttgtatctttgtCATAACTGAATCCTTTTTATTAGCTGTGATGGTGTATGATCGCTTTGTGGCCATTTGCAACCCTCTGCTCTACACAGTTGCCATGTCCCAGAAACTCTGCGTCATGCTAGTTGTTGGATCATATGCATGGGGAGTAACATGTTCCCTGATACTCACATGTTTTGctataaaattatcatttcagGGTTTCAACACAATCAATCACTTCTTCTGTGAGTTCTCCTCATTGCTGTCCCTCTCTTGCTCTGACACTTATCTCAACCAGTTGctgcttttcatttttgccaCATTTAATGAGGTCAGCACATTACTCATCATTCTCATGTCTTATGTACTTATCATTGTCATCATACTCAAGATGCACTCAGCCAGTGGGAGCTGCAAAGCCTTttccacctgtgcctcccacctgactgccatcaccatcttccacagcaccatcctcttcctctattgtgtGCCTCACTCCCAAAACTCCAGGCACACAGTCAAAGTGGCCTCCGTGTTTTACACAGTGGTGATCCCCATGTTGAATCCTCTGATCTACAGTCTGAGAAATAAGGATGTCAAGGATACAGTAGGCAAAATAATGGACACtaaaatcttttcttattga